A portion of the Gymnogyps californianus isolate 813 chromosome 25, ASM1813914v2, whole genome shotgun sequence genome contains these proteins:
- the VPS11 gene encoding vacuolar protein sorting-associated protein 11 homolog isoform X2: MAAYLQWRRFVFFDRETVKEPPGPDGAGGKPFALPPGIAVCDSGRGSLVFGDMEGQIWFLPRSLQLSSFQAYKLRVTHLYQLKQHSILVSVGEDEEGINPLVKVWNLEKRDGGNPLCTRIFPAIPGNKPTVVSCLTVHENLNFMAIGFADGSVVLTKGDITRDRHSKTQILHEGSYPVTGLAFRQSGKTTHLFVVTTENIQSYMLSVKDYPHLELDTHGCGLRCSSLSDPSQDLQFIVAGNECVYLYQPDERGPCFAFEGQKLIVHWYRGYLIIVSKDRKTSPKSEFAGNEAQNSDKQVLNIYDLCNKFIAYSSIFDDIVDVLAEWGSLYVLTRDGKIHVLQEKDTQTKLENLFEMAINLAKSHHLDSDGLSEIFRQYGDHLYNKGNHDGAIQQYIRTIGKLEPSYVIRKFLDAQRIHNLTAYLQTLHLQSLANADHTTLLLNCYTKLKDSSKLEEFIKTSESEVRFDVETAIKVLRQAGYYSHAVYLAEKHAHHEWYLKIQLEDIKNYQEALRYIGKLPFDQAESNMKRYGKILMHHVPNETTELLKILCTDYRPSGDNEGPGMLEGKKANSEEFIPVFANNSRELKAFLEHMTEVQADSPQGVYDTLLELRLQNWAHEQDEQIKEKLHNEALTLLKSGRFKTVFDKALVLCQMHNFKDGVLYLYEQGKLFQQIMHYHMQNEQYKKVIEVCELYGDQEACLWEQALGYFARKEEDCKEYIAAVLKHIENKNLMPPLLVVQTLAHNSTATLSVIKDYLVNKLQKQSCQIEQDEQRIKKYREETTRIRQEIEELKASPKIFQKTKCSICTSALELPSVHFLCGHSFHQHCFESYSESDSECPTCMPENRKVMDMIRAQEQKRDLHDQFQHQLKCSNDGFSVVADYFGRGVFNKLTLITDLPSGKAATTIEAGLQRELLIHAKRST, encoded by the exons ATGGCTGCCTACCTGCAGTGGCGCCGCTTCGTCTTCTTCGACAGGGAGACGGTGAAGGAGCCGCCGGGGCCGGATGGGGCCGGCGGGAAGCCCTTCGCGCTGCCGCCGGGCATCGCGGTCTGCGACTCGGGCCGGGGGAGCCTCGTGTTCGGGG ATATGGAAGGTCAGATTTGGTTTTTGCCTCGCTCCCTTCAACTCAGTAGTTTCCAGGCGTACAAGCTAAGGGTAACGCACCTGTACCAGCTGAAGCAGCACAGTATCTTGGTTTCTGTTGGTGAGGATGAAGAGGGTATTAACCCCTTG GTTAAAGTCTGGAACCTGGAGAAACGAGATGGCGGCAATCCTCTTTGCACGCGAATTTTTCCAGCGATACCAGGTAACAAGCCCACGGTTGTATCCTGCCTAACTGTCCACGAGAATCTTAATTTCATGGCTATTG GTTTTGCAGATGGGAGTGTTGTACTTACAAAAGGAGACATCACTCGAGACCGGCATAGTAAGACCCAGATCCTACACGAAGGCAGTTACCCGGTTACTGGCCTTGCTTTCCGACAGTCTGGCAAAACAACGCACCTATTTGTGGTGACCACAGAGAACATCCAG TCTTATATGCTTTCAGTGAAAGACTATCCTCACCTGGAGCTGGACACTCACGGTTGTGGATTGCGCTGTTCATCTCTCAGCGACCCCTCCCAGGATCTCCAGTTCATCGTGGCAGGAAACGAATGCGTGTACCTTTATCAGCCAGATGAACGTGGCCCCTGCTTTGCGTTCGAGGGACAAAAGCTGATTGTTCACTGGTATCGGGGGTACCTCATCATTGTCTCCAAGGACCGAAAGACTTCTCCAAA GTCAGAGTTTGCTGGGAATGAGGCACAGAATTCGGACAAACAAGTCCTGAATATCTATGACTTGTGCAACAAATTCATTGCGTACAGCTCGATCTTCGATGACATAGTGGATGTCTTAGCCGAGTGGGGTTCTCTGTACGTACTGACCAGAGACGGGAAGATTCACGTACTGCAGGAGAAGGATACGCAAACCAAACTCGAG AACTTATTTGAAATGGCCATTAACCTGGCCAAGAGCCACCACTTGGACAGTGATGGCTTGTCAGAGATCTTCCGGCAGTATGGCGATCATCTGTATAACAAGGGGAACCACGATGGAGCCATCCAGCAGTATATCCG AACTATAGGGAAGCTGGAACCGTCTTACGTTATTCGGAAATTCCTGGACGCCCAGCGTATCCACAACCTCACTGCTTATCTGCAGACGCTCCACCTGCAGTCCCTGGCCAACGCAGACCATACTACACTTCTGCTGAATTGCTATACCAAACTCAAAGACAGCTCCAAACTGGAGGAGTTCATTAAG ACGAGTGAGAGCGAGGTCCGCTTTGATGTGGAAACGGCGATCAAGGTGCTTCGTCAAGCGGGTTACTACTCCCACGCTGTGTACCTGGCAGAGAAGCACGCGCATCATGAATGGTACCTCAAAATCCAGCTAGAGGACATCAAG AACTACCAAGAGGCTTTGCGCTACATTGGCAAACTGCCTTTTGATCAGGCAGAGAGTAACATGAAGCGGTATGGTAAAATCCTGATGCACCATGTCCCTAACGAGACCACAGAATTGCTGAAGATCCTTTGCACTGATTACCGGCCATCGGGAGACAACGAAGGCCCTGGgatgctggaaggaaaaaag GCTAATTCAGAGGAGTTCATTCCGGTCTTTGCAAACAACTCCCGAGAACTGAAGGCTTTTCTGGAGCACATGACTGAGGTGCAGGCTGACTCTCCGCAGGGTGTCTATGACACTTTACTGGAACTTCGACTCCAGAACTGGGCACACGAACAAGATGAGCAG ATCAAGGAGAAGCTGCACAATGAAGCCCTCACCCTCCTGAAGAGCGGAAGGTTCAAAACAGTCTTCGATAAGGCCTTGGTCTTATGTCAGATGCACAATTTCAAGGATGGTGTCCTCTACCTCTATGAGCAGGGCAAACT TTTCCAACAGATCATGCACTACCACATGCAGAATGAGCAGTACAAGAAGGTGATCGAGGTGTGCGAGTTGTACGGAGACCAAGAGGCTTGTCTCTGGGAACAGGCTCTCGGCTACTTTGCGCGGAAGGAGGAGGACTGCAAAGAGTATATTGCTGCGGTGCTGAAACACATTGAGAACAAGAATCTTATGCCTCCGTTGCTTG TTGTGCAGACGCTGGCTCATAACTCCACAGCCACACTGTCTGTGATTAAGGATTATCTTGTCAAcaagctgcagaagcagagctgccagATAGAGCAGGATgaacagagaattaaaaaataccgAGAAGAAACTACAAGGATCCGCCAGGAGATCGAAGAGCTAAAAGCAAG TCCCAAGATCTTTCAGAAGACCAAGTGTAGCATTTGCACCAGTGCCCTGGAGCTGCCTTCGGTCCACTTCCTGTGCGGCCATTCCTTCCACCAGCATTGCTTTGAAAGCTACTCGGAGAGCGATTCAGAATGTCCGACTTGCATGCCAGAAAATCGCAAAGTGATGGACATGATCCGAGCccaggagcagaagagagatCTGCACGACCAGTTTCAGCATCAG CTCAAGTGCTCCAACGATGGCTTCTCCGTTGTCGCCGACTACTTTGGTCGAGGCGTCTTCAACAAGCTCACCCTCATCACGGACCTGCCCTCGGGCAAAGCGGCTACGACGATCGAGGCTGGCCTCCAGCGGGAACTGCTCATCCACGCCAAGCGCAGTACCTGA
- the HMBS gene encoding porphobilinogen deaminase, with product MAEPGTAAGENGVGGRAVRVGTRRSQLARIQTDSVVEMLRELYPDLRFEIVAMSTTGDKILDTALSKIGEKSLFTKELENALERNEVDLVVHSLKDLPTSLPPGFTIGAVCKRENPLDAVVFHPKNRGKTLSLLPEKSVIGTSSLRRAAQLKKKFPQLEFRDIRGNLNTRLKKLDEKEDFSAIILAAAGLKRMGWENRIGQLLSPEDCLYAVGQGALAVEVRAKDQEILNMVSALHDADTVLCCIAERAFMKRLEGGCSVPVAVNATLKDGQLYLTGAVYSLDGSDSLKETMQTSVNYPQQNEDGPNDDVQHVGITAKNVPGQAQEAAESLGVELASLLLSKGAKHILSVARQLNDAR from the exons ATGGCCGAGCCGGGCACGGCTGCC GGCGAGAACGGCGTGGGCGGCAGAGCGGTCCGCGTGGGCACCCGCCGGAGCCAG CTGGCCCGAATTCAGACCGACAGCGTAGTCGAGATGCTCCGTGAGCTATACCCTGACCTCCGCTTTGAGATTG TTGCCATGTCAACGACCGGAGACAAGATCTTGGATACAGCTCTTTCCAAG ATTGGGGAGAAAAGCCTCTTCAccaaagagctggaaaatgcaCTTGAAAGAAACGA AGTTGACCTCGTGGTTCACTCCTTGAAGGACCTGCCAacttctcttcctcctggctTTACCATCGGCGCTGTCTGCAA AAGGGAAAACCCACTTGATGCTGTTGTCTTTCATCCCAAAAACCGTGGGAAAACACTGAGCCTCCTTCCTGAAAAGAG TGTGATTGGAACCAGTTCACTTCGGAGAGCAGCTCAGCTCAAAAAGAAGTTCCCTCAGTTAGAATTCAGGGATATT agagggaaTTTAAATACCCGCTTAAAGAAGCTAGATGAGAAGGAAGACTTCAGTGCCATcatcctggctgctgctgggctgaaGAGAATGGGCTGGGAGAACCGCATCGGCcag CTCCTAAGCCCTGAAGATTGTCTGTATGCTGTTGGACAG GGTGCCTTAGCAGTAGAAGTTCGTGCCAAAGACCAAGAGATACTGAATATGGTATCTGCCCTGCATGATGCAGACACCGTGTTATGCTGCATTGCCGAGAGAGCCTTTATGAAACGTTTG gAGGGTGGATGTAGCGTCCCTGTCGCTGTCAACGCCACGCTGAAAGATGGCCAG TTGTATTTGACAGGAGCAGTCTACAGTTTGGATGGATCCGATAGCCTGAAAGAGACTATGCAGACCAGTGTTAATTATCCCCAACAG AATGAAGACGGACCAAACGATGATGTGCAGCACGTTGGCATCACAGCCAAGAATGTCCCTGGTCAGGcccaggaagctgcagagagcctTGGTGTTGAACTAGCTAGTTTACTTCTGAGCAAGGGAGCTAAGCATATCCTTAGCGTGGCAAGGCAGCTCAACGATGCCCGCTAA
- the VPS11 gene encoding vacuolar protein sorting-associated protein 11 homolog isoform X1, which produces MAAYLQWRRFVFFDRETVKEPPGPDGAGGKPFALPPGIAVCDSGRGSLVFGDMEGQIWFLPRSLQLSSFQAYKLRVTHLYQLKQHSILVSVGEDEEGINPLVKVWNLEKRDGGNPLCTRIFPAIPGNKPTVVSCLTVHENLNFMAIGFADGSVVLTKGDITRDRHSKTQILHEGSYPVTGLAFRQSGKTTHLFVVTTENIQSYMLSVKDYPHLELDTHGCGLRCSSLSDPSQDLQFIVAGNECVYLYQPDERGPCFAFEGQKLIVHWYRGYLIIVSKDRKTSPKSEFAGNEAQNSDKQVLNIYDLCNKFIAYSSIFDDIVDVLAEWGSLYVLTRDGKIHVLQEKDTQTKLEMLFRKNLFEMAINLAKSHHLDSDGLSEIFRQYGDHLYNKGNHDGAIQQYIRTIGKLEPSYVIRKFLDAQRIHNLTAYLQTLHLQSLANADHTTLLLNCYTKLKDSSKLEEFIKTSESEVRFDVETAIKVLRQAGYYSHAVYLAEKHAHHEWYLKIQLEDIKNYQEALRYIGKLPFDQAESNMKRYGKILMHHVPNETTELLKILCTDYRPSGDNEGPGMLEGKKANSEEFIPVFANNSRELKAFLEHMTEVQADSPQGVYDTLLELRLQNWAHEQDEQIKEKLHNEALTLLKSGRFKTVFDKALVLCQMHNFKDGVLYLYEQGKLFQQIMHYHMQNEQYKKVIEVCELYGDQEACLWEQALGYFARKEEDCKEYIAAVLKHIENKNLMPPLLVVQTLAHNSTATLSVIKDYLVNKLQKQSCQIEQDEQRIKKYREETTRIRQEIEELKASPKIFQKTKCSICTSALELPSVHFLCGHSFHQHCFESYSESDSECPTCMPENRKVMDMIRAQEQKRDLHDQFQHQLKCSNDGFSVVADYFGRGVFNKLTLITDLPSGKAATTIEAGLQRELLIHAKRST; this is translated from the exons ATGGCTGCCTACCTGCAGTGGCGCCGCTTCGTCTTCTTCGACAGGGAGACGGTGAAGGAGCCGCCGGGGCCGGATGGGGCCGGCGGGAAGCCCTTCGCGCTGCCGCCGGGCATCGCGGTCTGCGACTCGGGCCGGGGGAGCCTCGTGTTCGGGG ATATGGAAGGTCAGATTTGGTTTTTGCCTCGCTCCCTTCAACTCAGTAGTTTCCAGGCGTACAAGCTAAGGGTAACGCACCTGTACCAGCTGAAGCAGCACAGTATCTTGGTTTCTGTTGGTGAGGATGAAGAGGGTATTAACCCCTTG GTTAAAGTCTGGAACCTGGAGAAACGAGATGGCGGCAATCCTCTTTGCACGCGAATTTTTCCAGCGATACCAGGTAACAAGCCCACGGTTGTATCCTGCCTAACTGTCCACGAGAATCTTAATTTCATGGCTATTG GTTTTGCAGATGGGAGTGTTGTACTTACAAAAGGAGACATCACTCGAGACCGGCATAGTAAGACCCAGATCCTACACGAAGGCAGTTACCCGGTTACTGGCCTTGCTTTCCGACAGTCTGGCAAAACAACGCACCTATTTGTGGTGACCACAGAGAACATCCAG TCTTATATGCTTTCAGTGAAAGACTATCCTCACCTGGAGCTGGACACTCACGGTTGTGGATTGCGCTGTTCATCTCTCAGCGACCCCTCCCAGGATCTCCAGTTCATCGTGGCAGGAAACGAATGCGTGTACCTTTATCAGCCAGATGAACGTGGCCCCTGCTTTGCGTTCGAGGGACAAAAGCTGATTGTTCACTGGTATCGGGGGTACCTCATCATTGTCTCCAAGGACCGAAAGACTTCTCCAAA GTCAGAGTTTGCTGGGAATGAGGCACAGAATTCGGACAAACAAGTCCTGAATATCTATGACTTGTGCAACAAATTCATTGCGTACAGCTCGATCTTCGATGACATAGTGGATGTCTTAGCCGAGTGGGGTTCTCTGTACGTACTGACCAGAGACGGGAAGATTCACGTACTGCAGGAGAAGGATACGCAAACCAAACTCGAG ATGCTGTTCAGGAAGAACTTATTTGAAATGGCCATTAACCTGGCCAAGAGCCACCACTTGGACAGTGATGGCTTGTCAGAGATCTTCCGGCAGTATGGCGATCATCTGTATAACAAGGGGAACCACGATGGAGCCATCCAGCAGTATATCCG AACTATAGGGAAGCTGGAACCGTCTTACGTTATTCGGAAATTCCTGGACGCCCAGCGTATCCACAACCTCACTGCTTATCTGCAGACGCTCCACCTGCAGTCCCTGGCCAACGCAGACCATACTACACTTCTGCTGAATTGCTATACCAAACTCAAAGACAGCTCCAAACTGGAGGAGTTCATTAAG ACGAGTGAGAGCGAGGTCCGCTTTGATGTGGAAACGGCGATCAAGGTGCTTCGTCAAGCGGGTTACTACTCCCACGCTGTGTACCTGGCAGAGAAGCACGCGCATCATGAATGGTACCTCAAAATCCAGCTAGAGGACATCAAG AACTACCAAGAGGCTTTGCGCTACATTGGCAAACTGCCTTTTGATCAGGCAGAGAGTAACATGAAGCGGTATGGTAAAATCCTGATGCACCATGTCCCTAACGAGACCACAGAATTGCTGAAGATCCTTTGCACTGATTACCGGCCATCGGGAGACAACGAAGGCCCTGGgatgctggaaggaaaaaag GCTAATTCAGAGGAGTTCATTCCGGTCTTTGCAAACAACTCCCGAGAACTGAAGGCTTTTCTGGAGCACATGACTGAGGTGCAGGCTGACTCTCCGCAGGGTGTCTATGACACTTTACTGGAACTTCGACTCCAGAACTGGGCACACGAACAAGATGAGCAG ATCAAGGAGAAGCTGCACAATGAAGCCCTCACCCTCCTGAAGAGCGGAAGGTTCAAAACAGTCTTCGATAAGGCCTTGGTCTTATGTCAGATGCACAATTTCAAGGATGGTGTCCTCTACCTCTATGAGCAGGGCAAACT TTTCCAACAGATCATGCACTACCACATGCAGAATGAGCAGTACAAGAAGGTGATCGAGGTGTGCGAGTTGTACGGAGACCAAGAGGCTTGTCTCTGGGAACAGGCTCTCGGCTACTTTGCGCGGAAGGAGGAGGACTGCAAAGAGTATATTGCTGCGGTGCTGAAACACATTGAGAACAAGAATCTTATGCCTCCGTTGCTTG TTGTGCAGACGCTGGCTCATAACTCCACAGCCACACTGTCTGTGATTAAGGATTATCTTGTCAAcaagctgcagaagcagagctgccagATAGAGCAGGATgaacagagaattaaaaaataccgAGAAGAAACTACAAGGATCCGCCAGGAGATCGAAGAGCTAAAAGCAAG TCCCAAGATCTTTCAGAAGACCAAGTGTAGCATTTGCACCAGTGCCCTGGAGCTGCCTTCGGTCCACTTCCTGTGCGGCCATTCCTTCCACCAGCATTGCTTTGAAAGCTACTCGGAGAGCGATTCAGAATGTCCGACTTGCATGCCAGAAAATCGCAAAGTGATGGACATGATCCGAGCccaggagcagaagagagatCTGCACGACCAGTTTCAGCATCAG CTCAAGTGCTCCAACGATGGCTTCTCCGTTGTCGCCGACTACTTTGGTCGAGGCGTCTTCAACAAGCTCACCCTCATCACGGACCTGCCCTCGGGCAAAGCGGCTACGACGATCGAGGCTGGCCTCCAGCGGGAACTGCTCATCCACGCCAAGCGCAGTACCTGA